One Streptomyces sp. NBC_00554 DNA segment encodes these proteins:
- a CDS encoding GntR family transcriptional regulator, which yields MRVPAHSVCTAIRDDIVAGVYERGSRLTEELLARRYGVSRVPVREALRTLEAEGFVVTRRHAGACVAEPTEQEAGDLLEMRMLLEPLGAARAAQRRTEAHLKVLRGLVRLGQERARRGNSEDLRSLGGWFHETLAQASGSTALTSTLAQLRHKIAWMYAVEAPANPAESWAEHGGIVDAVARGDSERARAITALHTERATAAHRLRFPGAGDRPDRVRTSQHPVNMTGLRH from the coding sequence ATGCGTGTTCCTGCGCACTCGGTATGCACAGCGATCCGCGACGACATCGTCGCGGGTGTCTACGAGCGCGGCAGCCGGCTCACCGAGGAACTGCTCGCGCGCCGCTACGGCGTCTCGCGCGTCCCCGTGCGTGAGGCCCTGCGCACGCTGGAAGCCGAGGGCTTCGTCGTCACCCGGCGGCACGCGGGCGCGTGTGTCGCGGAGCCGACCGAGCAGGAGGCCGGGGACCTGCTCGAGATGCGCATGCTCCTTGAGCCGCTGGGCGCCGCGCGGGCCGCACAGCGCCGCACCGAAGCCCACCTCAAGGTGCTCCGAGGCCTGGTCAGGCTGGGTCAGGAGCGGGCCAGGAGGGGCAACAGCGAGGATCTGCGCTCGCTGGGCGGCTGGTTCCACGAGACCCTCGCGCAGGCCTCCGGAAGCACCGCGCTGACCTCCACGCTCGCCCAGCTGCGGCACAAGATCGCCTGGATGTACGCGGTCGAGGCACCGGCCAACCCCGCGGAATCCTGGGCCGAGCACGGCGGGATCGTGGACGCCGTGGCGCGCGGCGACAGTGAGCGGGCCCGGGCGATCACGGCCCTGCACACCGAACGCGCGACGGCCGCGCACCGGCTTCGCTTTCCCGGCGCGGGAGATCGCCCGGACCGTGTGAGGACTTCGCAACATCCCGTAAACATGACGGGCCTGCGGCATTAA
- a CDS encoding DNA topoisomerase (ATP-hydrolyzing) subunit A, translating into MARRSTKTPPPDDFEERILDIDVVDEMQGSFLEYAYSVIYSRALPDARDGLKPVHRRIVYQMNEMGLRPDRGYVKCARVIGEVMGKLHPHGDSSIYDALVRLAQPFSMRLPLVDGHGNFGSLGNDDPPAAMRYTECRMADATSLMTESIEEDTVDFAPNYDGQEQEPGVLPAAYPNLLVNGASGIAVGMATNMPPHNLGEVIAAARHLIRYPGADLDTLMKHVPGPDLPTGGRIIGLSGIRDAYESGRGTFKIRATVSVEDVTARRKGLVVTELPFTVGPEKVIAKIKDLVGAKKLQGIADVKDLTDRTHGLRLVIEIKNGFVPEAVLEQLYKLTPMEESFGINNVALVDGQPLTLGLKELLEVYLDHRFEVVRRRSEFRRTKKRDRLHLVEGLLVALIDIDEVIRLIRSSDNSAQAKERLIERFSLSDIQTQYILDTPLRRLTRFDRIELESERDRLNGEIDELTGILDSDSELRKLVSTELAAVAKKFGTDRRTVLLESAGAAAATVPLQVADDPCRVLLSSTGLLARTANGDPFGEAEEDKRTKHDLIVSAVPATARGEIGAVISSGRLLRLNVIDLPQLPETASAPNLSGGAPISEFLSSLEADETVICLTTLDESSPGLAIGTEQGVVKRVVPDYPSNKEELEVITLKDGDRIVGAVELRTGEEDLVFIADDAQLLRYQASQVRPQGRAAGGMAGIKLTEGAKVISFTAVDPAVDAVVFTVAGSRGTLDDSVQTTAKLTPFDQYPRKGRATGGVRCQRFLKGEDCLSLAWAGPSPARAAQKNGTPAELPEMDPRRDGSGVSLAKTVGVVAGPA; encoded by the coding sequence ATGGCCCGCCGTAGCACGAAGACCCCGCCGCCCGACGACTTCGAGGAGCGCATCCTCGACATCGACGTCGTCGACGAGATGCAGGGCTCCTTCCTCGAGTACGCGTACTCGGTCATCTACTCCCGAGCCCTGCCGGACGCCCGCGACGGCCTCAAGCCGGTGCACCGCCGCATCGTCTACCAGATGAACGAGATGGGCCTGCGCCCCGACCGCGGCTATGTGAAGTGCGCCCGCGTCATCGGCGAGGTCATGGGTAAGCTCCACCCGCACGGCGACTCGTCGATCTACGACGCGCTGGTGCGCCTGGCCCAGCCCTTCTCGATGCGCCTGCCGCTGGTCGACGGCCACGGCAACTTCGGCTCGCTCGGCAACGACGACCCGCCGGCCGCCATGCGTTACACCGAGTGCCGGATGGCCGACGCCACGTCGCTCATGACCGAGTCCATCGAAGAGGACACGGTCGACTTCGCGCCGAACTACGACGGCCAGGAGCAGGAACCGGGCGTCCTCCCGGCGGCGTACCCGAACCTGCTGGTCAACGGCGCGTCGGGCATCGCCGTTGGCATGGCCACAAACATGCCGCCGCACAACCTCGGCGAGGTCATCGCGGCCGCCCGCCACCTGATCCGCTACCCGGGCGCCGACCTGGACACGCTGATGAAGCACGTCCCCGGCCCCGACCTGCCCACCGGCGGCCGGATCATCGGCCTCTCCGGGATCAGGGACGCGTACGAGAGCGGCCGCGGCACCTTCAAGATCCGCGCCACGGTGTCGGTGGAGGACGTGACGGCCCGGCGCAAGGGCCTCGTCGTCACCGAACTGCCCTTCACCGTCGGCCCGGAGAAGGTGATCGCCAAGATCAAGGACCTGGTCGGCGCCAAGAAGCTGCAGGGCATCGCCGACGTGAAGGACCTCACGGACCGCACGCACGGCCTGCGCCTGGTCATCGAGATCAAGAACGGCTTCGTGCCCGAGGCGGTCCTGGAGCAGCTCTACAAACTGACGCCGATGGAGGAGTCCTTCGGCATCAACAACGTGGCGCTGGTGGACGGCCAGCCCCTCACCCTCGGCCTCAAGGAGCTCCTCGAGGTCTACCTCGACCACCGCTTCGAGGTCGTACGCCGCCGCAGCGAGTTCCGCCGCACCAAGAAGCGCGACCGGCTGCACCTGGTCGAGGGCCTCCTCGTCGCCCTGATCGACATCGACGAGGTCATCCGCCTCATCCGCTCCAGCGACAACTCGGCGCAGGCCAAGGAGCGCCTGATCGAGCGCTTCTCGCTCAGCGACATCCAGACGCAGTACATCCTGGACACGCCGCTGCGCCGGCTGACCAGGTTCGACCGCATCGAGCTGGAGTCGGAGCGCGACCGGCTCAACGGCGAGATCGACGAGCTGACCGGCATCCTGGATTCGGACTCGGAGCTGCGCAAGCTGGTCTCCACCGAACTGGCCGCGGTGGCCAAGAAGTTCGGCACCGACCGGCGCACGGTGCTCCTGGAGTCCGCGGGCGCCGCCGCCGCGACGGTTCCGCTCCAGGTCGCGGACGACCCGTGCCGGGTCCTGCTGTCCTCGACGGGCCTGCTCGCCCGTACGGCCAACGGCGACCCCTTCGGAGAAGCCGAGGAGGACAAGCGCACCAAGCACGACCTGATCGTCTCCGCGGTGCCCGCCACGGCCCGCGGCGAGATCGGCGCGGTCATCTCCTCCGGCCGCCTGCTGCGGCTGAACGTGATCGACCTCCCGCAACTGCCGGAGACGGCGTCGGCGCCCAACCTCTCCGGAGGCGCGCCGATTTCGGAGTTCCTGTCCTCCCTGGAGGCGGACGAGACGGTGATCTGCCTGACGACGCTCGACGAGTCGTCACCGGGCCTGGCGATCGGCACGGAGCAGGGCGTCGTCAAGCGCGTGGTCCCCGACTATCCCTCGAACAAGGAGGAGTTGGAGGTCATCACGCTCAAGGACGGCGACCGGATCGTCGGCGCGGTCGAGCTGCGCACCGGCGAGGAGGACCTGGTCTTCATCGCGGACGACGCCCAGTTGCTGCGCTACCAGGCCTCGCAGGTACGCCCGCAGGGCCGGGCGGCGGGCGGCATGGCGGGCATCAAGCTCACCGAGGGCGCGAAGGTGATCTCCTTCACAGCGGTCGACCCTGCGGTGGACGCGGTGGTCTTCACGGTCGCCGGCTCGCGCGGCACGCTCGACGACTCCGTCCAGACGACGGCCAAGCTGACCCCGTTCGACCAGTACCCGCGCAAGGGCCGCGCCACGGGTGGCGTGCGCTGCCAGCGGTTCCTGAAGGGCGAGGACTGCCTCTCCCTCGCCTGGGCGGGCCCGTCCCCGGCACGGGCCGCGCAGAAGAACGGCACACCGGCCGAACTGCCGGAGATGGACCCGCGCCGCGACGGCTCGGGTGTGTCCCTGGCGAAGACGGTGGGAGTGGTGGCAGGCCCGGCGTAG
- a CDS encoding GTP-binding protein: MRQIPGEQPSTGEAAMRQIPVIVLAGFLGSGKTTLLNHLLHRSGGSRIGAVVNDFGAIEIDAMAVAGALGDSTVSLGNGCLCCAVDAGELDVYLERLAQPSAGIDVIVIEASGLAEPQELVRMVLASEHPRIVYGGLVEVVDAAEFDGTREKHPEIDRHLALADLVVVNKIDRAADGERVLRVVRELADRAAVVPATYGRVDPEFLFDCRPTEERIGQLSFDDLHEHDGDEGHDHADHLHSAYESLSFTSEVPLSPRRLMDFLDSRPEGLYRIKGYVDFGAHDRGNRYAVHAVGRFLRFYPEPWARGAAERLTQLVLIGSGIDTAALAKELEACKEDAPHADEHSMWGVLRYVQDKDSE, encoded by the coding sequence ATGCGGCAGATCCCGGGCGAGCAGCCGTCGACCGGGGAGGCCGCCATGCGGCAGATCCCCGTCATCGTCCTCGCCGGCTTCCTGGGATCCGGCAAGACCACCCTGCTCAACCACCTCCTGCACCGCAGCGGAGGCAGCCGGATCGGGGCCGTCGTCAATGACTTCGGCGCGATCGAGATCGACGCGATGGCGGTGGCCGGGGCGCTCGGGGATTCCACCGTCTCCCTGGGGAACGGGTGCCTGTGCTGTGCCGTCGACGCGGGTGAGCTCGATGTCTATCTGGAGCGGCTCGCTCAGCCCTCGGCCGGTATCGACGTCATCGTGATCGAGGCGAGCGGGCTCGCGGAGCCCCAGGAGCTGGTGCGGATGGTGCTGGCCAGTGAGCATCCGCGGATCGTGTACGGGGGGCTCGTCGAGGTCGTCGACGCCGCCGAGTTCGACGGCACGCGTGAGAAGCATCCCGAGATCGACCGGCATCTCGCCCTCGCGGATCTCGTCGTCGTCAACAAGATCGACCGGGCGGCGGACGGCGAGCGGGTGCTTCGCGTCGTCCGGGAACTCGCGGACCGGGCCGCCGTCGTGCCCGCCACCTACGGCCGCGTCGATCCCGAGTTCCTCTTCGACTGCAGGCCGACCGAGGAGCGCATCGGGCAGCTGTCCTTCGACGATCTCCACGAGCACGACGGGGATGAAGGGCACGACCATGCCGACCACCTCCACTCCGCCTACGAATCCCTCTCCTTCACCTCCGAAGTCCCGCTCAGCCCCCGGCGGTTGATGGACTTCCTGGACAGCAGGCCCGAAGGGCTCTACCGCATCAAGGGGTACGTCGATTTCGGCGCCCACGACCGCGGCAATCGCTACGCCGTCCATGCCGTCGGACGGTTCCTGCGCTTCTACCCGGAACCCTGGGCCCGTGGTGCCGCCGAGCGCCTCACCCAGCTCGTCCTCATCGGCTCGGGCATCGACACCGCTGCCCTCGCCAAGGAACTGGAGGCGTGCAAAGAGGACGCCCCACACGCCGACGAGCACAGCATGTGGGGCGTCCTCCGCTACGTACAGGACAAGGATTCGGAGTAA
- a CDS encoding M16 family metallopeptidase, translating into MTELATMEFHPQPQAGEARPWAFPAPDRGTLGNGLTVLRCHRPGQQVVAVEVLLAAPLEAEPAGLDGIATIMARAFSEGTDKLSAEEFAAELERCGATLDSYADHPGVRLSLEVPVSRLPKALDLLADALRAPAFADSEVERLVRNRLDEIPHETANPARRAAKELSKELFPATSRMSRPRQGTEETVEAIDSGAVRAFYEKHVRPATATTVIVGDLTGVDVDALLADTLGAWTGSSAEPRPVPPVTADDTGRVVIVDRPGAVQTQLLIGRVGADRHDRVWPAQVLGTYCLGGTLTSRLDRVLREEKGYTYGVRAFGQVLRSAPDGTGIAMLAISGSVDTPNTGPALDDLWKVLRTLAAEGLTDAERDIAVQNLVGVAPLKFETAAAVAGTLADQVEQHLPDDYQATLYQQLAATGTVEATAAAVSAFPVDRLVTVLVGDAATIEEPVKALGIGEVSVVPAE; encoded by the coding sequence GTGACCGAGCTCGCCACCATGGAGTTCCACCCCCAGCCGCAGGCCGGCGAGGCCAGGCCGTGGGCGTTCCCCGCACCCGACCGTGGCACCCTCGGCAACGGCCTGACCGTGCTGCGCTGCCACCGCCCCGGCCAGCAGGTCGTCGCCGTGGAGGTGCTGCTCGCCGCGCCGCTGGAGGCCGAGCCCGCGGGCCTCGACGGCATCGCCACGATCATGGCGAGGGCCTTCTCCGAGGGCACCGACAAGCTCTCCGCCGAGGAGTTCGCGGCCGAGCTGGAGCGCTGCGGGGCCACGCTCGACTCGTACGCCGACCACCCCGGCGTACGCCTGTCGCTCGAAGTCCCCGTCTCGCGCCTCCCGAAGGCGCTCGATCTGCTCGCCGACGCCCTGAGGGCACCGGCGTTCGCGGACAGCGAGGTCGAGCGGCTGGTGCGCAACCGGCTGGACGAGATCCCGCACGAGACCGCCAACCCGGCACGCCGCGCCGCGAAGGAGCTCTCCAAGGAGCTGTTCCCGGCCACCTCGCGCATGTCCCGTCCGCGCCAGGGCACCGAGGAGACGGTCGAGGCGATCGACTCGGGAGCCGTACGCGCCTTCTACGAGAAGCACGTACGCCCCGCCACGGCCACCACCGTGATCGTCGGCGACCTCACCGGGGTCGACGTCGACGCGCTGCTCGCCGACACGCTCGGCGCCTGGACCGGCTCGTCCGCCGAGCCGCGCCCCGTGCCGCCGGTGACCGCCGACGACACCGGCCGTGTCGTCATCGTGGACCGCCCCGGCGCCGTCCAGACGCAGCTGCTCATCGGCCGTGTCGGCGCCGACCGGCACGACCGCGTCTGGCCCGCCCAGGTGCTCGGCACGTACTGCCTCGGCGGCACCCTCACCTCGCGTCTGGACCGCGTCCTGCGCGAGGAGAAGGGTTACACCTACGGTGTGCGGGCGTTCGGCCAGGTGCTGCGCTCGGCCCCGGACGGCACCGGTATCGCGATGCTCGCCATCAGCGGCTCCGTGGACACCCCGAACACCGGCCCGGCACTCGACGACCTCTGGAAGGTGCTGCGCACCCTCGCCGCGGAGGGCCTGACGGACGCCGAGCGCGACATCGCCGTACAGAACCTGGTGGGTGTGGCGCCCCTCAAGTTCGAGACGGCGGCGGCCGTCGCGGGCACGCTGGCCGACCAGGTCGAGCAGCACCTGCCCGACGACTACCAGGCGACGCTGTATCAGCAGCTCGCCGCCACCGGCACCGTGGAGGCCACCGCGGCCGCCGTGAGCGCCTTCCCGGTGGACCGCCTGGTGACCGTCCTGGTGGGCGACGCCGCGACGATCGAGGAGCCCGTCAAGGCGCTCGGAATCGGTGAAGTGAGCGTCGTTCCGGCGGAGTAG
- a CDS encoding HPr family phosphocarrier protein — MAERRVNVGWAEGLHARPASIFVRAATASGVPVTIAKADGNPVNAASMLAVLGLGAQGGEEIVLASEAEGADVALDRLAKLVAEGLEELPETV; from the coding sequence ATGGCTGAGCGCCGCGTCAACGTCGGCTGGGCCGAGGGCCTCCACGCCCGCCCCGCCTCCATCTTCGTCCGGGCGGCCACGGCCTCCGGCGTCCCCGTGACGATCGCCAAGGCTGACGGCAACCCCGTCAACGCGGCCTCCATGCTCGCGGTCCTCGGCCTGGGTGCCCAGGGCGGCGAGGAGATCGTCCTCGCGTCCGAGGCCGAGGGCGCGGACGTCGCCCTCGACCGTCTGGCGAAGCTGGTCGCCGAGGGGCTCGAGGAGCTTCCCGAGACCGTCTGA
- a CDS encoding M23 family metallopeptidase, with product MAFTCGTGKHRRPSRVQRTTKNAIGVAALTTTGVLGSLASPALAADNSVEQTGLTQAIEIGDSIADQIDAQAAAQQHAADEAAAKKKADAAAKKKAEEKAKEEREAKERAAREAERKRLNTFVSPVTGSYVSTGYKTGGSLWSSGSHTGIDFHAASGTSVHAVGSGTVVEAGWGGAYGNNIVIKMNDGTYTQYGHLSSIGVSVGQTVTPGRQIGLSGSTGNTTGPHLHFEARTTAEYGSDIDPVAYLRSHGVNV from the coding sequence ATGGCGTTCACCTGTGGCACAGGCAAGCACCGTCGCCCGAGCCGCGTGCAGCGCACGACCAAGAACGCCATCGGCGTCGCGGCGCTCACCACCACCGGCGTCCTCGGCTCCCTGGCCTCCCCGGCGCTCGCCGCGGACAACTCGGTCGAGCAGACCGGTCTGACCCAGGCCATCGAGATCGGTGACTCGATCGCCGACCAGATCGACGCGCAGGCCGCGGCCCAGCAGCACGCCGCCGACGAGGCAGCCGCGAAGAAGAAGGCCGACGCGGCCGCGAAGAAGAAGGCCGAGGAGAAGGCCAAGGAGGAGCGCGAGGCCAAGGAGCGCGCCGCCCGCGAGGCCGAGCGCAAGCGCCTCAACACCTTCGTCTCACCGGTCACCGGCTCGTACGTCTCCACCGGCTACAAGACCGGCGGCAGCCTCTGGTCCTCCGGCAGCCACACCGGCATCGACTTCCATGCCGCGTCCGGCACCTCGGTCCACGCGGTCGGCTCCGGCACCGTCGTCGAGGCCGGCTGGGGCGGCGCCTACGGCAACAACATCGTCATCAAGATGAACGACGGCACGTACACGCAGTACGGCCACCTGTCGTCCATCGGCGTCTCCGTGGGCCAGACGGTCACCCCGGGCCGGCAGATAGGCCTCTCCGGGTCCACCGGCAACACCACCGGGCCGCACCTCCACTTCGAGGCCCGGACGACCGCCGAGTACGGCTCGGACATCGACCCCGTCGCGTACCTCCGCTCGCACGGTGTGAACGTCTGA
- a CDS encoding DUF6082 family protein has protein sequence MATQISAIRRFGSGTWAKLAFAANSVAERSSRQRRRAVLTEQHRLHFDLLCKAMDDPALASVLNTYETEITHEEQRQYLFANALYINALYFYRIGALSRAELHGHFRVMCQNMIFRKYWAATEHHRKSLPDSSEEAKLGRMMDGLIQDQADSDTEEWWVVGEPDDESQ, from the coding sequence ATGGCCACACAGATTTCCGCGATACGGAGGTTCGGCTCAGGCACCTGGGCCAAGCTCGCGTTCGCAGCCAACTCCGTCGCGGAACGAAGCTCACGACAGCGCAGGCGCGCCGTGCTCACCGAGCAGCACCGGCTCCACTTCGACCTGTTGTGCAAGGCCATGGACGATCCGGCCCTCGCTTCCGTCCTCAACACATACGAGACCGAAATCACGCATGAGGAGCAGCGGCAGTACCTGTTCGCGAATGCCCTCTACATCAACGCCCTGTACTTCTACCGGATCGGAGCCCTGTCGCGCGCCGAACTCCACGGCCACTTCCGCGTCATGTGCCAGAACATGATCTTCCGGAAATACTGGGCGGCTACGGAGCACCACCGCAAGAGCCTGCCTGACTCGTCCGAGGAGGCCAAACTGGGCCGGATGATGGACGGACTGATTCAGGATCAGGCTGATTCCGACACCGAGGAGTGGTGGGTCGTCGGAGAGCCCGACGACGAGTCGCAGTGA
- a CDS encoding citrate synthase/methylcitrate synthase — translation MSISRAATTSVDVPRGLAGVVVTDTELGDVRGLEGFYHYRQYSAVELAQARGFEDVWHLLVHGELPDAVQRAEFAGRTAELRRLPDEVRAALPAIAAATGHSGALAGLRTALSLLGASLGFRPVYDIDAGRRRADTLAACAAVPTLLTALYRLGQGLEPVEPREDLAYAANYLYMLTGSEPDDARTRAIEQYLISTIDHGFNASTFTARVIASTGADVAACLVGAVGALSGPLHGGAPSRALDTLDAIGTPDRIDPWIRERVLAGERIMGFGHPVYRTEDPRSRMLRGIARGFGGPLVDFAVEVERQVEAILAELKPGRELHTNVEFYAGVVMELCGLPREMFTPTFAAARVVGWSANILEQAEDSKIIRPAARYVGPIPAAAVPTVN, via the coding sequence ATGTCGATCAGCAGGGCCGCGACCACCTCTGTCGACGTACCGCGAGGGCTCGCGGGCGTCGTCGTCACCGACACCGAGTTGGGTGACGTCAGGGGGTTGGAGGGCTTCTACCACTACCGCCAGTACTCGGCCGTCGAACTCGCGCAGGCCCGCGGTTTCGAGGACGTCTGGCATCTCCTGGTCCACGGTGAACTGCCGGACGCGGTACAGCGCGCCGAGTTCGCCGGGCGGACCGCTGAGCTGCGGCGGCTGCCGGACGAGGTGCGTGCCGCGCTGCCCGCGATCGCTGCGGCGACCGGCCACTCCGGGGCGCTCGCCGGGCTGCGGACCGCGCTGTCCCTGCTCGGGGCCTCGCTGGGGTTCCGGCCGGTGTACGACATCGACGCCGGCCGGCGTCGCGCGGACACACTCGCGGCGTGCGCGGCCGTGCCCACGCTGCTCACCGCGCTGTACCGGCTCGGGCAGGGGCTGGAGCCGGTGGAGCCACGCGAGGATCTCGCGTACGCCGCCAACTACCTCTACATGTTGACTGGTTCGGAACCGGACGATGCGCGTACGCGGGCGATCGAGCAATACCTCATCTCAACCATTGACCACGGATTCAATGCGTCAACATTCACGGCGCGGGTGATCGCGTCCACCGGGGCGGACGTGGCGGCCTGCCTGGTCGGCGCCGTAGGAGCTCTCTCGGGCCCCCTCCATGGCGGTGCCCCGAGCCGCGCCCTGGACACCCTCGACGCGATCGGCACCCCCGACCGCATCGACCCGTGGATCCGCGAACGCGTCCTCGCCGGCGAACGCATCATGGGTTTCGGCCACCCCGTCTACCGCACGGAAGACCCCCGCTCACGCATGCTCCGCGGCATCGCACGCGGGTTCGGCGGCCCGTTGGTCGACTTCGCCGTCGAGGTCGAACGCCAGGTGGAAGCGATCCTGGCCGAGCTCAAGCCCGGCCGCGAACTCCACACCAACGTGGAGTTCTACGCAGGCGTGGTCATGGAACTCTGCGGGCTGCCTCGGGAGATGTTCACGCCGACGTTCGCTGCCGCCCGCGTGGTCGGATGGAGCGCGAACATCCTGGAACAGGCGGAGGACTCGAAGATCATTCGGCCGGCGGCTCGGTATGTGGGGCCGATTCCGGCGGCGGCGGTACCGACGGTGAACTGA
- a CDS encoding M16 family metallopeptidase, translating into MPMGHTATAEAGSGGLTATEHRLANGLRVVLSEDHLTPVAAVCLWYDVGSRHEVKGRTGLAHLFEHLMFQGSGQVKGNGHFELVQGAGGSLNGTTSFERTNYFETMPTHQLELALWLEADRMGSLLAALDDESMENQRDVVKNERRQRYDNVPYGTAFEKLTALAYPEGHPYHHTPIGSMADLDAATLEDARAFFRTYYAPNNAVLSVVGDIDPEQTLAWIEKYFGSIAGHDGKPAPRDGALPDTMGEELREVVEEEVPSRALMAAYRLPEDGTRAGDAADLALTVLGGGESSRLYNRLVRRDRTAVAAGFGLLRLAGAPSLGWLDVKTSGDVEVPVIEAAVDEELARFAEEGPTAEEMERAQAQLEREWLDRLGTVAGRADELCRYAVLFGDPQLALTAVQRVLDITAEEVQEVAKSRLRPDNRAVLVYEPIATEDAEDTDEEAAK; encoded by the coding sequence ATGCCCATGGGTCACACGGCCACAGCTGAGGCAGGCTCCGGCGGGCTGACAGCGACCGAGCACCGCCTGGCCAACGGCCTGCGCGTGGTGCTCTCCGAGGACCACCTGACCCCGGTCGCCGCGGTGTGCCTCTGGTACGACGTCGGCTCGCGCCACGAGGTCAAGGGGCGTACAGGACTTGCCCACCTCTTCGAGCACCTGATGTTCCAGGGCTCGGGACAGGTGAAGGGCAACGGCCACTTCGAGCTGGTGCAGGGAGCCGGTGGTTCGCTGAACGGCACCACCAGCTTCGAGCGCACCAACTACTTCGAGACCATGCCCACCCACCAGCTGGAGCTCGCCCTCTGGCTGGAGGCGGACCGCATGGGCTCGCTGCTCGCCGCGCTCGACGATGAGTCCATGGAGAACCAGCGGGACGTCGTCAAGAACGAGCGGCGGCAGCGCTACGACAACGTGCCCTACGGGACCGCGTTCGAGAAGCTGACCGCCCTTGCGTACCCGGAGGGCCACCCGTACCACCACACCCCGATCGGGTCGATGGCAGACCTGGACGCGGCCACCCTGGAGGACGCCCGCGCGTTCTTCCGCACGTACTACGCGCCCAACAACGCGGTGCTCTCGGTCGTCGGGGACATCGACCCCGAGCAGACGCTCGCCTGGATCGAGAAGTACTTCGGCTCCATCGCCGGGCACGACGGCAAGCCCGCCCCGCGCGACGGCGCCCTGCCCGACACCATGGGCGAGGAGCTGCGCGAGGTCGTCGAGGAAGAGGTCCCCTCGCGCGCGCTGATGGCCGCCTACCGGCTCCCGGAGGACGGCACGCGCGCGGGTGACGCCGCCGACCTGGCGCTGACCGTCCTCGGTGGCGGCGAGTCCTCCCGGCTCTACAACCGGCTCGTACGCCGCGACCGCACCGCCGTCGCGGCCGGGTTCGGCCTGCTGCGGCTCGCCGGAGCGCCCTCCCTGGGATGGCTTGACGTGAAGACCTCCGGCGATGTCGAGGTCCCCGTCATCGAGGCCGCCGTGGACGAGGAGCTCGCCCGGTTCGCCGAGGAGGGCCCCACGGCCGAGGAGATGGAGCGCGCCCAGGCCCAGTTGGAGCGCGAGTGGCTGGACAGGCTCGGTACGGTCGCGGGCCGCGCCGACGAACTGTGCCGGTACGCCGTCCTGTTCGGCGACCCGCAGCTCGCCCTGACCGCCGTACAGCGCGTCCTCGACATCACCGCCGAGGAGGTCCAGGAGGTCGCCAAGTCCCGCCTGCGCCCCGACAACCGCGCGGTTCTCGTCTACGAACCGATCGCCACTGAAGACGCCGAAGACACCGACGAGGAGGCGGCGAAGTGA